Proteins encoded together in one Telopea speciosissima isolate NSW1024214 ecotype Mountain lineage chromosome 6, Tspe_v1, whole genome shotgun sequence window:
- the LOC122665631 gene encoding protein FAR1-RELATED SEQUENCE 5-like → MDNPMATADENKPHIDMQFNSDQEAYDFYNSYGGRLDFSVRREYINKSKKDNTTITSRRFACNKHGIRRKDKRDVDVNSPRVETRTDCPAHMGIMLENEKYRCHDFVEDHNHEL, encoded by the coding sequence ATGGATAATCCAATGGCTACAGCAGATGAGAATAAGCCTCATATCGACATGCAATTTAATTCAGATCAAGAGGCTTATGATTTCTATAACAGTTATGGAGGAAGATTGGATTTTAGTGTCAGGAGAGAATATATAAATAAGAGCAAAAAAGATAACACGACCATAACTTCGAGGAGATTCGCATGTAATAAACATGGTATTCGGAGAAAAGACAAGCGTGATGTTGATGTTAATAGTCCTCGAGTGGAGACGAGAACAGATTGTCCTGCTCACATGGGCATAATGTTGGAAAATGAGAAATACCGATGTCATGATTTTGTTGAAGACCATAATCATGAGCTTTAG